In Fodinicola acaciae, the following proteins share a genomic window:
- the rsmI gene encoding 16S rRNA (cytidine(1402)-2'-O)-methyltransferase: MAEGKLLLAGAPLGNVADASKRLRDGLAAADVVAAEDTRRLRRLAADLGVTIAGRIVSYFEGNEQQRTPALAEALRDGQTVLLITDGGMPSVSDPGYRLVAAAVADGVEVTALPGPSAVTTALAVSGLPSDRFCFEGFAPRKPADRRRAYAALAAEPRTIVLFEAPHRLADSLTDLAAALGDDRPAAACRELTKTYEEVRRGTLGELAAWAADGVRGEITLVIGGATATTPATSDDDLAAVVRAEQDAGLSRRDAVAAVADRLGVPKRQVYEASLAADRAGPHSPPRGTGVSKFNTP, translated from the coding sequence GTGGCCGAGGGAAAGTTGCTGCTCGCCGGTGCTCCGCTCGGCAACGTCGCGGACGCGTCCAAGCGGCTGCGCGACGGCCTGGCCGCGGCCGACGTGGTCGCGGCGGAGGATACGCGCAGACTGCGGCGGCTGGCCGCCGACCTCGGCGTGACCATCGCGGGCCGGATCGTCTCGTACTTCGAAGGCAACGAACAGCAACGCACGCCGGCGCTGGCCGAGGCCCTGCGCGACGGCCAGACGGTGCTGCTGATCACCGACGGCGGCATGCCGAGCGTGTCCGACCCCGGCTACCGGCTGGTGGCGGCCGCGGTCGCGGACGGCGTCGAGGTCACCGCGCTGCCGGGCCCGAGCGCGGTCACCACCGCGCTGGCGGTCAGCGGACTGCCCTCCGACCGGTTCTGCTTCGAGGGCTTCGCGCCGCGCAAGCCGGCCGACCGCCGCAGGGCGTACGCCGCGCTGGCCGCCGAGCCGCGCACGATCGTGCTGTTCGAGGCGCCGCACCGGCTCGCCGACTCGCTGACCGACCTGGCCGCCGCGCTCGGCGACGACCGGCCGGCGGCGGCCTGCCGCGAGCTGACCAAGACCTACGAGGAGGTCCGCCGCGGCACGCTCGGCGAGCTGGCGGCCTGGGCCGCTGACGGCGTACGCGGTGAGATCACGTTGGTCATCGGCGGCGCGACCGCGACGACGCCCGCGACCTCCGACGACGACCTGGCCGCCGTCGTACGCGCCGAGCAGGACGCCGGCCTGTCCCGCCGCGACGCGGTCGCCGCGGTCGCCGACCGGCTCGGCGTGCCGAAGCGGCAGGTCTACGAGGCATCGCTCGCCGCTGACCGCGCCGGACCGCACTCTCCACCCCGCGGGACAGGTGTTTCTAAATTCAACACGCCGTGA
- a CDS encoding dolichyl-phosphate-mannose--protein mannosyltransferase, producing MAATATEAPVSLVKKLDEGRVRLTDELRNRLFRPLPADRWLSWALAIAITVVGGVLRFAFLTRPRADDKAQIFDEIYYVHDSWSLLHHGYELDNTDTVGAFVAHPPLGKWCIAVGEAIFGENPFGWRFAAAVVGTLAILLLIRIARRMFRSTLLGCVAGLLLALDGLELVQSRAALLDIFLMFFLLAGFGCLVLDRDRRRRTTLEALEAGQPSLRRLPGRTMATVPWWRFAAGVFTGLALGVKWSAVYFIVAYVLLALFWEIGVRKSAGVRHPWRDAILDETGWLAAFVGFTLLAYLATWTGWLVTDGGWDRDYFASQHNGDTLPPVINALYNLGRYHFEMLNFHTHLDAPHTYQSWPWQWLLLGRPVAYAYSSHGVCGGPDVKCSAETLALGTPTIWWLFIPALIAVLWQWISKRDWRSAAAIAGVAAGIVPWFAFPDRTMFFFYALPALPFLVLALTQSLGLVLGDEQATRERRVTGAVLVGVYMVIVAVTFGYFWPIWTSEVIPYTQWRARMWLDSWI from the coding sequence GTGGCAGCTACCGCGACCGAGGCCCCCGTCAGTCTGGTCAAGAAGCTGGACGAGGGCAGAGTCCGGCTCACCGACGAGCTGCGCAACCGGCTCTTCCGGCCGCTGCCGGCGGACCGCTGGCTGTCCTGGGCCCTGGCGATTGCCATCACGGTCGTCGGCGGCGTCCTCCGGTTCGCCTTCCTGACCAGGCCGCGCGCCGACGACAAGGCGCAGATCTTCGACGAGATCTATTACGTGCACGACTCGTGGTCGCTGCTGCACCACGGCTACGAGCTGGACAACACCGACACGGTCGGCGCCTTCGTGGCGCATCCGCCGCTGGGCAAGTGGTGCATCGCGGTCGGCGAGGCGATCTTCGGCGAGAACCCGTTCGGCTGGCGGTTCGCCGCCGCGGTCGTCGGCACGCTCGCGATCCTGCTGCTGATCCGGATCGCGCGGCGGATGTTCCGGTCGACGCTGCTGGGCTGCGTGGCCGGCCTGCTGCTCGCGCTCGACGGCCTGGAGCTGGTGCAGAGCCGCGCCGCGCTGCTCGACATCTTCCTGATGTTCTTCCTGCTGGCCGGCTTCGGCTGCCTGGTGCTCGACCGCGACCGGCGAAGGCGTACGACCCTGGAGGCACTGGAAGCCGGCCAGCCGTCGCTGCGCCGGTTGCCCGGCCGCACGATGGCGACCGTGCCGTGGTGGCGCTTCGCCGCCGGCGTCTTCACCGGCCTCGCGCTCGGGGTGAAGTGGAGCGCGGTCTACTTCATCGTCGCGTACGTGCTGCTCGCGCTGTTCTGGGAGATCGGCGTACGAAAGTCGGCCGGCGTACGGCATCCGTGGCGGGACGCGATCCTGGACGAGACCGGCTGGCTGGCCGCCTTCGTCGGCTTCACCCTGCTGGCATATCTGGCGACCTGGACCGGCTGGTTGGTCACCGACGGCGGCTGGGACCGCGACTACTTCGCGTCGCAGCACAACGGCGACACGCTGCCGCCGGTGATCAACGCGCTCTACAACCTCGGCCGCTATCACTTCGAGATGCTCAACTTCCACACGCATCTGGACGCGCCGCACACCTACCAGTCGTGGCCGTGGCAGTGGCTGTTGCTCGGCCGGCCGGTGGCCTACGCGTACTCCTCGCACGGCGTCTGCGGTGGCCCGGACGTGAAGTGCTCGGCGGAGACGCTGGCGCTCGGTACGCCGACGATCTGGTGGCTGTTCATCCCCGCGCTGATCGCCGTGCTGTGGCAGTGGATCAGCAAGCGCGACTGGCGCTCGGCGGCGGCGATCGCCGGTGTGGCGGCCGGCATCGTGCCGTGGTTCGCGTTCCCGGACCGCACGATGTTCTTCTTCTACGCGCTGCCGGCGCTGCCGTTCCTCGTACTCGCGCTGACACAGTCGCTCGGCCTGGTCCTCGGCGACGAGCAGGCGACGCGCGAGCGGCGGGTCACCGGCGCGGTCCTGGTCGGCGTCTACATGGTCATCGTCGCGGTGACCTTCGGGTACTTCTGGCCGATCTGGACGTCCGAGGTCATCCCGTACACCCAGTGGCGCGCCAGGATGTGGCTCGACTCCTGGATCTAG
- a CDS encoding methyltransferase family protein, whose amino-acid sequence MRKSVAAAGSAAFFVAAPGTVGGLVPWWLTGWRTLDPFPGWIVARVVGVLLIAVGVVVVVHAFYRFVVEGLGTPLPVAAPQRLVVGGFYRFVRNPMYVAILAVILGQALLLAQWNLVAYAAILWCVSATFVRFYEEPRLRREFGADYDTYRHAVPAWLPRLRPWTP is encoded by the coding sequence ATGCGCAAATCGGTGGCCGCGGCCGGCAGCGCGGCATTCTTCGTGGCGGCGCCCGGGACGGTTGGCGGCCTGGTGCCATGGTGGCTCACCGGCTGGCGGACGCTCGACCCGTTCCCCGGCTGGATCGTGGCGCGCGTGGTCGGTGTGCTGCTGATCGCCGTCGGCGTGGTGGTGGTCGTGCACGCCTTCTATCGCTTCGTGGTCGAAGGCCTCGGTACGCCGCTGCCGGTCGCCGCGCCGCAGCGGCTGGTCGTCGGCGGCTTCTATCGCTTCGTCCGCAATCCGATGTACGTGGCGATCCTGGCCGTCATTCTCGGTCAGGCTTTGCTGCTGGCGCAATGGAATCTGGTCGCCTACGCCGCGATCCTCTGGTGTGTCAGCGCCACCTTCGTACGCTTCTACGAGGAGCCGCGTCTGCGCCGTGAGTTTGGCGCCGACTACGACACCTACCGGCATGCCGTACCAGCCTGGCTGCCACGCCTGCGTCCCTGGACGCCTTAG